A genome region from Candidatus Hydrogenedentota bacterium includes the following:
- a CDS encoding aldo/keto reductase produces MRQLTRRSFIKHTVGAIAATTSLPVIGAPEANAVSATTVRPLGKSGLSCSLLGVGTGTRGREGTTDQTRMPREELVNLLEYAYQQGITYFDLADRYGSHGHMKDALAKAIPRDKVMLLSKVWNREPDVMRADIERFRKEVHTDYLDVVLMHCLRTGEENWPDTLKASMDVLSEAKAKGHIRAHGVSCHNLQALQRVADTAWVDVVLARINPFGANMDGPVEEVVAALQKIHEAGKGVLGMKILGEGNPEVVAKMNESIKFVIGLGSVDAMTIGVMNAKELDGIMGAIKEVGSA; encoded by the coding sequence ATGCGTCAGCTCACACGTCGAAGCTTCATAAAACACACTGTTGGGGCCATAGCAGCAACGACAAGTCTGCCTGTAATTGGCGCTCCTGAAGCGAACGCGGTATCTGCGACGACAGTTCGACCGTTGGGCAAGTCGGGGCTTTCATGCTCGTTGCTGGGAGTGGGCACCGGTACGCGAGGACGTGAGGGGACTACGGATCAGACCCGAATGCCGCGGGAGGAATTGGTCAATCTGTTGGAATACGCGTACCAACAGGGCATTACCTATTTTGATTTAGCCGACCGCTACGGTTCTCACGGCCATATGAAGGATGCACTTGCGAAGGCAATTCCGCGCGACAAGGTAATGTTGCTTTCGAAAGTATGGAACCGGGAACCGGACGTGATGCGGGCGGATATCGAGCGTTTTCGTAAAGAGGTCCATACGGACTATCTGGATGTTGTCCTGATGCATTGTCTGAGAACGGGTGAGGAGAATTGGCCCGATACGCTCAAGGCATCGATGGATGTGCTTTCGGAAGCGAAGGCCAAGGGGCACATCCGGGCGCATGGGGTGTCCTGCCACAATTTGCAGGCGTTGCAGCGTGTTGCGGACACGGCGTGGGTGGACGTCGTGCTTGCCCGTATCAATCCATTTGGAGCCAATATGGATGGTCCCGTCGAGGAAGTCGTTGCTGCGCTTCAGAAGATTCACGAAGCAGGCAAAGGCGTTCTAGGCATGAAGATCCTGGGGGAGGGAAATCCTGAAGTGGTCGCGAAAATGAATGAGTCCATCAAGTTTGTGATCGGGCTCGGAAGTGTTGAC